One region of Monomorium pharaonis isolate MP-MQ-018 chromosome 11, ASM1337386v2, whole genome shotgun sequence genomic DNA includes:
- the LOC105832009 gene encoding restin homolog isoform X2 gives MAEPKPSGLRPPSKIGRPCSTMPPRPAIPPSPMRPTSNQMEPLWELQGRQINEASLRRGSDTSVVLTEDTDSFKIGDRVWVGGTKPGTIAYIGETKFAPGDWAGVVLDEPIGKNDGSVAGSRYFQCEPKRGIFSRLTRLTRLPLGDHYTSVIASPTSPSDSIRGGFLNKSVSSSLNASTTSLSSTRGELRIGDRVIVSSSQGSKTGVLRYMGPTEFAAGEWCGVELDEPIGKNDGSVNDKRYFECLPKHGLFAPVHKVSRSPSNKKPLCVVHKPSGAALNVTSLQRKSGSRESLASSLASSVVSVSARTSTTAGGTTARRPGMRTSIPARSSLQEVLKEKQQEIEFLRKERDLERERVTKAANQADQAEQSALSIKQEYEKYREQMQQTISEAELTVAKLLDEKSALVVQLEEEKRKCEDLLFRFEEESVNKDDMQVINTVNESRIKELEDELAGERRERAIQMERDSTKLFEVEEELARLRNELSCATNSQNSQLQDLESRNQSLEEIKSSLEKEVQEKSGLVSECVERIQELELVLSKTQQESTTYRESESRLEKELETAKQNLQNKETLVENMKQEFKKNTNALSEELRKSKETIETMKRENVSEKDSLLSEYRRTIEERDRLIKVKTEELQNESKKLLEQQNTALESLKTENVNRIRELSESFEQQLQAKDTKIEEFSQQLSQKVSETERLLAELAAERELCKKKDEELISALRKLEELNTRLKLAEDSNNMLSKQIQDYKSKSDDNVMIIHEKQRLEQNLASLIASEEKSAAQLNKLSEELKVKDKELEALRNATVAQIEEITKRFETQINEKVKYIDQINADVTQKALTLVKLEKDIVDLKAIIASKEEEIKHLLEKTSELQDALTLSEQTKTNLESELRVFESNVQKLNQQIARAEEKISQLSSQKEKLESDIASAISSSADSSEQLSRYNEDLRKKEKELDEAREKIFQTETALKQMGGKLSSIETELNKNTTLVEQLRSENSNLESQIDKATKSNADYIEKIHGHEREKSELSIKVEEGERAQKNLKEKSDEVLNLTERLTKKDEEIASLHRECETLQNSGREETSSLQKNITDLSTELSTSRDEIKNLQKCKSKLEADQSANRWSIEELTEKLKSESDKTLKLENAIQEKDSKLQDVENKLSELQKIHDALINDKATADKNLATSLNTMTSTVEELRNKLKDAEETIKNKTDEELKIKTEMEKSQAQVAELNVIISSMKEEHTRNSNELKNTQEAITQKQSKINELSEVKTVLENSVKSLEIQLSNLREELDKKEKLWEETETKKKESESSKQEEVLKLRNSLENEVAIKQRKIEEINRQNGELEEKLRLSQNVVDKHKVDLDDKKAIIEKLKTQIKILEDAQVERVKAEQQSRNEEIKLKQNELSGANKRIHDLQHTVNMLEKQLREQESKSADLARTMENNEKEVNKNVQNLQEKLNVAKVEETRLLGELSRLEKENKQVTAKWMEATNQLKLSHENLKNTYDGTGDTKQHIVTRDIDIAKLQEENDTAKSQIDFLNSVIVDMQRKNESLKCKIEVLEMGVPANEADDYTRSTLDKRTAAPRMFCDICDQFDLHETEDCPRQAQDFTESAETMKTMKTMKTSKKQTMERPYCENCEMFGHDTRDCDDAETF, from the exons ATGGCAGAGCCAAAACCATCGGGACTGAGACCGCCTTCGAAAATAGGCCGGCCTTGTTCCACTATGCCTCCCAGACCAGCAATACCACCTTCCCCGATGAGACCAACGTCCA ATCAGATGGAGCCTCTCTGGGAATTGCAAGGCCGTCAAATAAACGAGGCTAGCTTACGAAGAGGGTCAG ATACCAGCGTTGTCCTAACCGAGGACACAGACAGCTTTAAGATTGGAGACCGAGTATGGGTCGGCGGCACGAAACCAGGCACAATCGCTTATATCGGCGAGACCAAATTCGCCCCCGGAGACTGGGCAGGAGTCGTCCTGGACGAACCCATTG GGAAGAACGATGGATCGGTGGCCGGTAGCCGGTACTTTCAGTGCGAGCCGAAAAGAGGGATCTTCTCGAGACTCACTAGACTTACCAGGTTACCGTTGGGCGATCATTATACAAGCGTGATCGCCTCGCCGACATCGCCGTCCGACAGCATCAGGGGCGGTTTTCTCAACAAATCCGTGTCATCGTCATTGA ATGCATCGACGACAAGCCTGTCGTCCACGAGGGGCGAGCTGAGGATAGGTGATCGGGTGATAGTGTCGTCGAGCCAGGGCAGCAAAACCGGCGTACTCAGGTATATGGGTCCCACGGAATTCGCTGCGGGCGAATGGTGCGGCGTGGAACTGGACGAGCCAATTGGCAAGAATGATGGCTCCGTCAATGACAAAAG ATACTTCGAGTGCTTGCCCAAGCACGGCTTGTTCGCGCCCGTGCACAAGGTCAGCAGGTCGCCGTCCAACAAGAAGCCGTTGTGCGTGGTGCACAAGCCGAGCGGCGCCGCCCTCAATGTCACCAGCCTCCAGAGGAAGAGCGGTTCGCGTGAATCGCTCGCTTCTAGCCTCGCCTCGAGCGTCGTCAGCGTGAGCGCGAGAACGAGCACCACGGCGGGCGGCACCACGGCGAGG AGGCCTGGCATGCGCACCTCGATACCTGCACGAAGTTCATTGCAG GAGGTTTTGAAAGAGAAGCAGCAAGAGATCGAGTTCCTGCGAAAGGAGCGGGACCTGGAACGCGAAAGAGTCACCAAAGCGGCGAATCAGGCTGACCAAGCGGAGCAATCGGCGCTTTCGATCAAGCAAGAATACGAGAAG TATCGCGAGCAGATGCAGCAAACAATCAGCGAAGCGGAACTTACCGTCGCCAAGCTCCTCGATGAAAAGAGCGCGTTGGTGGTGCAGCTGGAAGAGGAGAAACGGAAGTGTGAGGATCTTCTGTTTCGCTTCGAGGAAGAATCCGTGAATAAAGACGACATGCAG GTCATAAATACTGTAAATGAAAGCAGGATCAAAGAGCTCGAGGATGAGCTCGCAGGGGAACGACGAGAACGCGCCATTCAGATGGAACGCGACAGCACCAAACTCTTTGAGGTTGAAGAGGAATTAGCACGGCTACGTAACGAGCTCAGTTGCGCAACAAATTCGCAAAACTCGCAGCTTCAAG ATTTGGAGAGCCGAAATCAGAGCTTGGAGGAGATCAAGAGCAGTTTGGAGAAGGAAGTGCAGGAGAAATCGGGTCTGGTGAGTGAATGCGTGGAGCGTATCCAAGAACTGGAGCTTGTTTTGAGCAAAACGCAACAGGAGAGTACGACGTATAGAGAGTCCGAGAGTCGTCTGGAGAAAGAACTGGAAACTGCCAAACAAAACCTGCAAAACAAAGAAACATTAGTGGAGAATATGAAAcaagagttcaaaaagaatacGAATGCATTGAGCGAGGAACTGCGAAAATCAAAGGAGACGATTGAAACGATGAAAAGAGAGAATGTGAGCGAAAAGGACTCGCTGCTATCGGAATATCGGCGAACGATCGAAGAGAGAGATCGGTTGATCAAAGTAAAAACCGAGGAGCTGCAGAACGAATCCAAGAAGCTGTTGGAACAACAAAATACAGCTTTAGAAAGCTTGAAGACCGAGAACGTTAATCGTATCCGTGAACTTTCAGAGTCTTTCGAGCAACAATTGCAAGCAAAGGATACGAAAATCGAGGAGTTCTCGCAACAACTCAGTCAAAAAGTGTCTGAGACCGAAAGATTATTAGCTGAATTAGCTGCTGAGCGGGAACTCTGCAAGAAGAAGGATGAAGAACTGATTAGCGCTCTTCGAAAATTGGAAG AACTAAACACGAGACTTAAATTGGCCGAAGACAgcaacaatatgttgtcaaaacaAATTCAAGATTACAAGTCCAAGAGTGACGACAATGTCATGATTATCCATGAGAAACAAAGATTG GAGCAAAATCTAGCTAGTTTAATCGCTTCGGAGGAGAAATCCGCCGCacaattaaacaaattgaGCGAGGAACTGAAGGTAAAGGACAAAGAACTCGAGGCATTGCGAAATGCTACTGTGGCACAAATAGAAGAAATAACTAAACGTTTTGAGACccaaattaatgaaaaagtcAAATATATTGATCAGATAAACGCAGATGTTACGCAAAAAGCCTTAACACTCGTTAAACTGGAGAAAGATATCGTCGATTTGAAGGCAATTATAGCGAGCAAGGAGGAGGAGATTAAACATCTTCTCGAGAAAACTTCAG AATTGCAAGACGCCCTCACATTATCTGAGCAAACAAAAACGAATTTGGAGAGCGAACTTCGCGTATTTGAGTCAAACGTGCAGAAATTGAATCAACAAATTGCAAGAGCAGAGGAAAAAATATCGCAACTTTCATCGCAAAAGGAAAAACTT GAATCTGATATAGCAAGTGCGATTAGTTCCTCTGCCGATTCGTCAGAACAACTATCGAGATACAACGAAGActtacgaaaaaaagagaaagaattggACGAAGCTCGCGAAAAGATTTTTCAAACGGAAACCGCGTTGAAACAAATGGGGGGGAAATTATCTAGCATTGAGACGGAATTAAACAAGAATACGACATTAGTCGAGCAACTACGTTCAGAGAACTCGAACTTGGAGTCGCAGATAGATAAAGCTACAAAATCAAATGCAGATTATATCGAGAAGATACACGGACACGAACGAGAAAAGAGCGAATTATCGATAAAAGTGGAGGAAGGTGAACGCGCACagaaaaatttgaaggaaaagTCTGACGAAGTCCTCAACCTTACAGAACGACTAACGAAGAAAGATGAAGAAATTGCTAGTCTTCATAGAGAGTGCGAAACCTTGCAAAATTCTGGCCGAGAGGAAACATCCTCGttgcagaaaaatattacgGATTTATCGACCGAATTGTCGACTTCGCGCGATGAAATAAAGAATCTGCAAAAGTGCAAGAGCAAACTTGAGGCTGATCAAAGCGCGAATCGTTGGTCGATCGAGGAATTGactgaaaaattgaaatccgAGTCGGACAAAACGTTGAAATTAGAGAACGCGATTCAGGAAAAAGATTCAAAGCTTCAGGATgtggaaaataaattatcggaATTACAGAAAATCCATGATGccttaattaatgataaagcAACTGCCGATAAAAATTTAGCAACGTCTTTAAACACCATGACTAGCACGGTAGAAGAATTACGAAATAAGTTAAAGGACGCTgaagaaacaattaaaaataagacagACGAAGAATTGAAGATAAAAACGGAAATGGAAAAATCGCAGGCTCAAGTAGCTGAGTTGAATGTTATAATCTCTTCCATGAAAGAAGAGCACACTCGTAACAGCAACGAACTGAAGAACACACAAGAAGCTATCACacaaaaacaaagtaaaattaatgaattgtCCGAAGTCAAGACTGTTTTAGAAAACTCAGTGAAATCATTGGAGATTCAGTTATCGAATTTGCGCGAAGAGTTGGACAAAAAGGAGAAGCTATGGGAAGAAACAGAAACCAAGAAAAAAGAATCGGAGTCTTCCAAACAGGAAGAAGTATTGAAACTGCGGAATTCCTTAGAGAATGAAGTTGCAATCAAACAGAGGAAGATTGAAGAGATAAATAGGCAAAATGGAGAATTGGAGGAAAAGCTGCGATTATCACAAAATGTTGTGGATAAACACAAAGTCGATTTAGACGATAAGAAAGCTattatcgaaaaattaaaaacgcaGATAAAGATTCTGGAGGACGCGCAAGTAGAAAGGGTTAAAGCAGAACAACAGTCGCGGAACGAAGAAATTAAGTTGAAACAGAATGAGTTGAGTGGCGCGAACAAGCGAATCCACGACCTGCAACACACGGTGAACATGCTGGAAAAGCAATTAAGAGAACAGGAATCGAAATCGGCTGATCTGGCGAGAACCATGGAGAATAATGAGAAAGAGGTGAACAAGAACGTGCAGAACTTACAGGAAAAGCTGAACGTCGCCAAAGTCGAAGAAACACGACTTCTGGGCGAGTTGAGTCGGCTGGAGAAAGAGAACAAACAAGTAACTGCGAAATGGATGGAGGCGACGAATCAGTTAAAATTGTCGCACGAAAATCTGAAGAATACTTATGATGGGACGGGCGACACGAAACAGCACATCGTTACGAGAGACATTGACATTGCGAAACTGCAAGAGGAGAACGATACCGCGAAGAGCCAGATAGACTTCCTGAACTCCGTGATAGTTGACATGCAACGTAAGAACGAGAGTTTAAAATGTAAGATCGAGGTTCTCGAGATGGGGGTCCCCGCGAACGAGGCCGATGACTACACTCGAAGCACGCTGGACAAGCGAACAGCGGCGCCCCGTATGTTCTGTGATATTTGCGATCAGTTCGATCTGCACGAGACGGAAGACTGTCCACGACAGGCTCAGGATTTTACGGAAAGTGCCGAAACGATGAAAACGATGAAAACGAtgaaaacttcgaaaaaaCAAACCATGGAGAGACCATATTGCGAAAACTGCGAAATGTTCGGCCACGACACGCGCGATTGTGATGACGCCgagacattttaa
- the LOC105832009 gene encoding restin homolog isoform X7, with amino-acid sequence MEPLWELQGRQINEASLRRGSDTSVVLTEDTDSFKIGDRVWVGGTKPGTIAYIGETKFAPGDWAGVVLDEPIGKNDGSVAGSRYFQCEPKRGIFSRLTRLTRLPLGDHYTSVIASPTSPSDSIRGGFLNKSVSSSLNASTTSLSSTRGELRIGDRVIVSSSQGSKTGVLRYMGPTEFAAGEWCGVELDEPIGKNDGSVNDKRYFECLPKHGLFAPVHKVSRSPSNKKPLCVVHKPSGAALNVTSLQRKSGSRESLASSLASSVVSVSARTSTTAGGTTARRPGMRTSIPARSSLQEVLKEKQQEIEFLRKERDLERERVTKAANQADQAEQSALSIKQEYEKYREQMQQTISEAELTVAKLLDEKSALVVQLEEEKRKCEDLLFRFEEESVNKDDMQKERSEQSVINTVNESRIKELEDELAGERRERAIQMERDSTKLFEVEEELARLRNELSCATNSQNSQLQDLESRNQSLEEIKSSLEKEVQEKSGLVSECVERIQELELVLSKTQQESTTYRESESRLEKELETAKQNLQNKETLVENMKQEFKKNTNALSEELRKSKETIETMKRENVSEKDSLLSEYRRTIEERDRLIKVKTEELQNESKKLLEQQNTALESLKTENVNRIRELSESFEQQLQAKDTKIEEFSQQLSQKVSETERLLAELAAERELCKKKDEELISALRKLEELNTRLKLAEDSNNMLSKQIQDYKSKSDDNVMIIHEKQRLEQNLASLIASEEKSAAQLNKLSEELKVKDKELEALRNATVAQIEEITKRFETQINEKVKYIDQINADVTQKALTLVKLEKDIVDLKAIIASKEEEIKHLLEKTSELQDALTLSEQTKTNLESELRVFESNVQKLNQQIARAEEKISQLSSQKEKLESDIASAISSSADSSEQLSRYNEDLRKKEKELDEAREKIFQTETALKQMGGKLSSIETELNKNTTLVEQLRSENSNLESQIDKATKSNADYIEKIHGHEREKSELSIKVEEGERAQKNLKEKSDEVLNLTERLTKKDEEIASLHRECETLQNSGREETSSLQKNITDLSTELSTSRDEIKNLQKCKSKLEADQSANRWSIEELTEKLKSESDKTLKLENAIQEKDSKLQDVENKLSELQKIHDALINDKATADKNLATSLNTMTSTVEELRNKLKDAEETIKNKTDEELKIKTEMEKSQAQVAELNVIISSMKEEHTRNSNELKNTQEAITQKQSKINELSEVKTVLENSVKSLEIQLSNLREELDKKEKLWEETETKKKESESSKQEEVLKLRNSLENEVAIKQRKIEEINRQNGELEEKLRLSQNVVDKHKVDLDDKKAIIEKLKTQIKILEDAQVERVKAEQQSRNEEIKLKQNELSGANKRIHDLQHTVNMLEKQLREQESKSADLARTMENNEKEVNKNVQNLQEKLNVAKVEETRLLGELSRLEKENKQVTAKWMEATNQLKLSHENLKNTYDGTGDTKQHIVTRDIDIAKLQEENDTAKSQIDFLNSVIVDMQRKNESLKCKIEVLEMGVPANEADDYTRSTLDKRTAAPRMFCDICDQFDLHETEDCPRQAQDFTESAETMKTMKTMKTSKKQTMERPYCENCEMFGHDTRDCDDAETF; translated from the exons ATGGAGCCTCTCTGGGAATTGCAAGGCCGTCAAATAAACGAGGCTAGCTTACGAAGAGGGTCAG ATACCAGCGTTGTCCTAACCGAGGACACAGACAGCTTTAAGATTGGAGACCGAGTATGGGTCGGCGGCACGAAACCAGGCACAATCGCTTATATCGGCGAGACCAAATTCGCCCCCGGAGACTGGGCAGGAGTCGTCCTGGACGAACCCATTG GGAAGAACGATGGATCGGTGGCCGGTAGCCGGTACTTTCAGTGCGAGCCGAAAAGAGGGATCTTCTCGAGACTCACTAGACTTACCAGGTTACCGTTGGGCGATCATTATACAAGCGTGATCGCCTCGCCGACATCGCCGTCCGACAGCATCAGGGGCGGTTTTCTCAACAAATCCGTGTCATCGTCATTGA ATGCATCGACGACAAGCCTGTCGTCCACGAGGGGCGAGCTGAGGATAGGTGATCGGGTGATAGTGTCGTCGAGCCAGGGCAGCAAAACCGGCGTACTCAGGTATATGGGTCCCACGGAATTCGCTGCGGGCGAATGGTGCGGCGTGGAACTGGACGAGCCAATTGGCAAGAATGATGGCTCCGTCAATGACAAAAG ATACTTCGAGTGCTTGCCCAAGCACGGCTTGTTCGCGCCCGTGCACAAGGTCAGCAGGTCGCCGTCCAACAAGAAGCCGTTGTGCGTGGTGCACAAGCCGAGCGGCGCCGCCCTCAATGTCACCAGCCTCCAGAGGAAGAGCGGTTCGCGTGAATCGCTCGCTTCTAGCCTCGCCTCGAGCGTCGTCAGCGTGAGCGCGAGAACGAGCACCACGGCGGGCGGCACCACGGCGAGG AGGCCTGGCATGCGCACCTCGATACCTGCACGAAGTTCATTGCAG GAGGTTTTGAAAGAGAAGCAGCAAGAGATCGAGTTCCTGCGAAAGGAGCGGGACCTGGAACGCGAAAGAGTCACCAAAGCGGCGAATCAGGCTGACCAAGCGGAGCAATCGGCGCTTTCGATCAAGCAAGAATACGAGAAG TATCGCGAGCAGATGCAGCAAACAATCAGCGAAGCGGAACTTACCGTCGCCAAGCTCCTCGATGAAAAGAGCGCGTTGGTGGTGCAGCTGGAAGAGGAGAAACGGAAGTGTGAGGATCTTCTGTTTCGCTTCGAGGAAGAATCCGTGAATAAAGACGACATGCAG aaaGAGAGATCTGAGCAAAGT GTCATAAATACTGTAAATGAAAGCAGGATCAAAGAGCTCGAGGATGAGCTCGCAGGGGAACGACGAGAACGCGCCATTCAGATGGAACGCGACAGCACCAAACTCTTTGAGGTTGAAGAGGAATTAGCACGGCTACGTAACGAGCTCAGTTGCGCAACAAATTCGCAAAACTCGCAGCTTCAAG ATTTGGAGAGCCGAAATCAGAGCTTGGAGGAGATCAAGAGCAGTTTGGAGAAGGAAGTGCAGGAGAAATCGGGTCTGGTGAGTGAATGCGTGGAGCGTATCCAAGAACTGGAGCTTGTTTTGAGCAAAACGCAACAGGAGAGTACGACGTATAGAGAGTCCGAGAGTCGTCTGGAGAAAGAACTGGAAACTGCCAAACAAAACCTGCAAAACAAAGAAACATTAGTGGAGAATATGAAAcaagagttcaaaaagaatacGAATGCATTGAGCGAGGAACTGCGAAAATCAAAGGAGACGATTGAAACGATGAAAAGAGAGAATGTGAGCGAAAAGGACTCGCTGCTATCGGAATATCGGCGAACGATCGAAGAGAGAGATCGGTTGATCAAAGTAAAAACCGAGGAGCTGCAGAACGAATCCAAGAAGCTGTTGGAACAACAAAATACAGCTTTAGAAAGCTTGAAGACCGAGAACGTTAATCGTATCCGTGAACTTTCAGAGTCTTTCGAGCAACAATTGCAAGCAAAGGATACGAAAATCGAGGAGTTCTCGCAACAACTCAGTCAAAAAGTGTCTGAGACCGAAAGATTATTAGCTGAATTAGCTGCTGAGCGGGAACTCTGCAAGAAGAAGGATGAAGAACTGATTAGCGCTCTTCGAAAATTGGAAG AACTAAACACGAGACTTAAATTGGCCGAAGACAgcaacaatatgttgtcaaaacaAATTCAAGATTACAAGTCCAAGAGTGACGACAATGTCATGATTATCCATGAGAAACAAAGATTG GAGCAAAATCTAGCTAGTTTAATCGCTTCGGAGGAGAAATCCGCCGCacaattaaacaaattgaGCGAGGAACTGAAGGTAAAGGACAAAGAACTCGAGGCATTGCGAAATGCTACTGTGGCACAAATAGAAGAAATAACTAAACGTTTTGAGACccaaattaatgaaaaagtcAAATATATTGATCAGATAAACGCAGATGTTACGCAAAAAGCCTTAACACTCGTTAAACTGGAGAAAGATATCGTCGATTTGAAGGCAATTATAGCGAGCAAGGAGGAGGAGATTAAACATCTTCTCGAGAAAACTTCAG AATTGCAAGACGCCCTCACATTATCTGAGCAAACAAAAACGAATTTGGAGAGCGAACTTCGCGTATTTGAGTCAAACGTGCAGAAATTGAATCAACAAATTGCAAGAGCAGAGGAAAAAATATCGCAACTTTCATCGCAAAAGGAAAAACTT GAATCTGATATAGCAAGTGCGATTAGTTCCTCTGCCGATTCGTCAGAACAACTATCGAGATACAACGAAGActtacgaaaaaaagagaaagaattggACGAAGCTCGCGAAAAGATTTTTCAAACGGAAACCGCGTTGAAACAAATGGGGGGGAAATTATCTAGCATTGAGACGGAATTAAACAAGAATACGACATTAGTCGAGCAACTACGTTCAGAGAACTCGAACTTGGAGTCGCAGATAGATAAAGCTACAAAATCAAATGCAGATTATATCGAGAAGATACACGGACACGAACGAGAAAAGAGCGAATTATCGATAAAAGTGGAGGAAGGTGAACGCGCACagaaaaatttgaaggaaaagTCTGACGAAGTCCTCAACCTTACAGAACGACTAACGAAGAAAGATGAAGAAATTGCTAGTCTTCATAGAGAGTGCGAAACCTTGCAAAATTCTGGCCGAGAGGAAACATCCTCGttgcagaaaaatattacgGATTTATCGACCGAATTGTCGACTTCGCGCGATGAAATAAAGAATCTGCAAAAGTGCAAGAGCAAACTTGAGGCTGATCAAAGCGCGAATCGTTGGTCGATCGAGGAATTGactgaaaaattgaaatccgAGTCGGACAAAACGTTGAAATTAGAGAACGCGATTCAGGAAAAAGATTCAAAGCTTCAGGATgtggaaaataaattatcggaATTACAGAAAATCCATGATGccttaattaatgataaagcAACTGCCGATAAAAATTTAGCAACGTCTTTAAACACCATGACTAGCACGGTAGAAGAATTACGAAATAAGTTAAAGGACGCTgaagaaacaattaaaaataagacagACGAAGAATTGAAGATAAAAACGGAAATGGAAAAATCGCAGGCTCAAGTAGCTGAGTTGAATGTTATAATCTCTTCCATGAAAGAAGAGCACACTCGTAACAGCAACGAACTGAAGAACACACAAGAAGCTATCACacaaaaacaaagtaaaattaatgaattgtCCGAAGTCAAGACTGTTTTAGAAAACTCAGTGAAATCATTGGAGATTCAGTTATCGAATTTGCGCGAAGAGTTGGACAAAAAGGAGAAGCTATGGGAAGAAACAGAAACCAAGAAAAAAGAATCGGAGTCTTCCAAACAGGAAGAAGTATTGAAACTGCGGAATTCCTTAGAGAATGAAGTTGCAATCAAACAGAGGAAGATTGAAGAGATAAATAGGCAAAATGGAGAATTGGAGGAAAAGCTGCGATTATCACAAAATGTTGTGGATAAACACAAAGTCGATTTAGACGATAAGAAAGCTattatcgaaaaattaaaaacgcaGATAAAGATTCTGGAGGACGCGCAAGTAGAAAGGGTTAAAGCAGAACAACAGTCGCGGAACGAAGAAATTAAGTTGAAACAGAATGAGTTGAGTGGCGCGAACAAGCGAATCCACGACCTGCAACACACGGTGAACATGCTGGAAAAGCAATTAAGAGAACAGGAATCGAAATCGGCTGATCTGGCGAGAACCATGGAGAATAATGAGAAAGAGGTGAACAAGAACGTGCAGAACTTACAGGAAAAGCTGAACGTCGCCAAAGTCGAAGAAACACGACTTCTGGGCGAGTTGAGTCGGCTGGAGAAAGAGAACAAACAAGTAACTGCGAAATGGATGGAGGCGACGAATCAGTTAAAATTGTCGCACGAAAATCTGAAGAATACTTATGATGGGACGGGCGACACGAAACAGCACATCGTTACGAGAGACATTGACATTGCGAAACTGCAAGAGGAGAACGATACCGCGAAGAGCCAGATAGACTTCCTGAACTCCGTGATAGTTGACATGCAACGTAAGAACGAGAGTTTAAAATGTAAGATCGAGGTTCTCGAGATGGGGGTCCCCGCGAACGAGGCCGATGACTACACTCGAAGCACGCTGGACAAGCGAACAGCGGCGCCCCGTATGTTCTGTGATATTTGCGATCAGTTCGATCTGCACGAGACGGAAGACTGTCCACGACAGGCTCAGGATTTTACGGAAAGTGCCGAAACGATGAAAACGATGAAAACGAtgaaaacttcgaaaaaaCAAACCATGGAGAGACCATATTGCGAAAACTGCGAAATGTTCGGCCACGACACGCGCGATTGTGATGACGCCgagacattttaa